The Deinococcus detaillensis genomic interval TAATCGGCCAGCGCTCCCGACACGTAAACGGCGGCTGCGGCCTGCTGAGCGGCCAGCAGCGCTTTGGGCATCAGCACGGCGCTCAGCTGGCGGGCCGCGTCTCGGCGTCCGCCCGCCAGCAGCAGCTCACGCTCGGCGCGGGGGTCGGGATAGCCCAGCGAGACGGTCATCAAAAAGCGGTCGAGTTGTGATTCGGGCAGCGCGAAGGTGCCGAGCTGCGAAGCGGGGTTTTGGGTGGCGATCACGAAAAAGGGACTCGGCAGGGCGCGGGAGGTGCCGCCCTCGCTGACTTGCCGCTCCTCCATCGCCTCTAAGAGGGCCGACTGGGTCTTGGGGGTGGCGCGGTTGATTTCGTCGGCCAGCAGCAGTTGGGTAAAAATCGGGCCTTCGTGAAAACGGAATTCGCGCTGGGCCGGTTCGTAAATGCTGACGCCGAGGAGGTCGGCGGGCAGCAAATCACTGGTAAACTGCATCCGCGAAAAATGCAGGCCGAGGCTGGCCGCTATCGCCTGCGCCAGCGTGGTTTTGCCGACTCCCGGCACGTCTTCGAGCAGCAGGTGTCCGCCCGCCAGCAAACAGGCCAGCGAGAGACGGACTTGCTCGGCCTTGCCCAAGATGACCCGGTCAAGCTGGGCGAGGGTGGCGGCGGCCAGCGGCATCAGGCCCGCCTGTTGCTCCGCTAAGGTGGGAGTGGTTTGTAGCGCGGTCACGGTTTCCTTGAAAAGCAAAAGGGCCGGAAGAAACGGGGGCGGGCGCTCATCCTCGCAGCTTAGCGGTCGTGCTCTGGCAGAATGC includes:
- a CDS encoding AAA family ATPase, whose product is MTALQTTPTLAEQQAGLMPLAAATLAQLDRVILGKAEQVRLSLACLLAGGHLLLEDVPGVGKTTLAQAIAASLGLHFSRMQFTSDLLPADLLGVSIYEPAQREFRFHEGPIFTQLLLADEINRATPKTQSALLEAMEERQVSEGGTSRALPSPFFVIATQNPASQLGTFALPESQLDRFLMTVSLGYPDPRAERELLLAGGRRDAARQLSAVLMPKALLAAQQAAAAVYVSGALADYVLALVTASRLHPDVQTGLSPRAALGLLSAARAWAWLAGRQHALPEDVRAVFGSVAAHRLLGRSSGAASPAVAAQLLATVAIP